Proteins from a single region of Oryza brachyantha chromosome 6, ObraRS2, whole genome shotgun sequence:
- the LOC107304328 gene encoding putative flavin-containing monooxygenase 2 has translation MRFYDRVDNGSVVLVLKRCDPSFSFCAAGLVLDDTDDRVDADVVILSTGFQANRQCVYPRIPQIPQMAIIGYTEKTTNIYPYEMMAKWVAYLLDSTFYLPAVTRTERSVAEWTSWGQDMRRCSGNYFHKSCVGTITTWYKRPLCQDMGYVPRTKKELLVE, from the exons ATGAGATTCTACGACCGGGTGGACAACGGTAGTGTCGTGCTCGTGCTCAAGAGGTGTGACCCGTCTTTCAGCTTCTGTGCCGCCGGGCTGGTGTTGGACGACACCGATGATCGTGTCGATGCCGATGTggtcatcctctccaccggcTTCCAAGCGAATCG GCAGTGTGTGTACCCACGGATACCACAGATACCACAGATGGCGATCATCGGCTACACGGAGAAAACGACGAACATCTACCCCTACGAGATGATGGCCAAGTGGGTGGCTTACCTACTTGACAGCACGTTCTACCTGCCCGCCGTCACGCGCACGGAAAGGAGCGTGGCGGAGTGGACAAGCTGGGGGCAGGACATGAGGAGGTGTAGCGGCAACTACTTCCATAAGTCATGTGTTGGCACTATCACGACGTGGTACAAACGACCACTATGTCAGGATATGGGGTATGTCCCAAGGACGAAGAAAGAGCTCCTTGTTGAGTGA
- the LOC102710501 gene encoding fatty-acid-binding protein 2-like translates to MKTDRLILSNMDHDLGYLHKFPSDFPMSHDLGLSLFTHVGSLVGSSLRQHRQMCSSGNLMVQEAFGRLNKFARAFCYWLYRAYNTKNLRRLISTEGPSSRACQSHINQVNSRLQNLAVLQFGSLVREEHAVQLLLANFASTTLGRFWNDFQQQHACNFLTLAGTMAIVPPLENISLKMLAESMALGNIKDYLSRPMDQPYLEGKCLKSRSVAVPSTIFQEDAIEPKTGIKFPAFLEDDSSPSTTVLVGMGFKGVKVMRVKNLDLYAFGLYLQPNTISEKLGPKYASVPTIRLKDHPEFYDDLLRENLPMRVRLVLHYNGLSIGAVRDVFEKSLGLRLQKMNPNTDYRCLKTFGSYFKEDIPIPAGTKIDFCQTSDGQLITEIDGRQIGAVKSKDLCRALFGMYIGDSPVSLEAKKDIAQNVAGLMGK, encoded by the exons ATGAAGACCGACCGTTTAATTTTGTCCAATATGGATCATgatttgggatacctacacaagtTCCCATCAGATTTTCCAATGTCTCACGATCTTGGGTTGAGTTTGTTTACACATGTCGGTTCATTGGTGGGGAGCTCTTTGCGACAGCATAGGCAGATGTGTTCTTCAGGAAATTTGATGGTTCAGGAAGCATTCGGTCGCCTCAACAAGTTTGCCAGAGCTTTCTGCTACTGGCTTTATAGAGCGTATAATACCAAGAATTTACGTAGGCTGATTAGTACGGAAGGCCCTAGCTCTAGAGCTTGCCAATCACATATCAATCAAGTGAACTCCCGTTTGCAAAATTTGGCTGTATTGCAGTTTGGCTCTCTAGTAAGAGAAGAGCATGCTGTACAACTGCTTTTAGCTAACTTTGCAAGCACAACGCTTGGGCGATTCTGGAATGATTTTCAGCAGCAACATGCCTGCAATTTTCTTACTCTGGCTGGGACCATGGCAATCGTGCCACCTCTTGAAAATAT ATCACTGAAGATGCTTGCAGAGTCGATGGCACTGGGAAATATTAAGGACTATCTGAGCAGGCCTATGGATCAGCCTTATCTGGAGGGAAAGTGCTTAAAAAGTAGATCCGTTGCAGTGCCAAGCACAATATTTCAAGAAGATGCAATTGAACCAAAAACTGGAATCAAGTTTCCTGCATTTCTTGAAGATGACTCCAGTCCATCTACAACG GTCCTTGTTGGGATGGGTTTCAAAGGTGTGAAAGTAATGAGGGTCAAAAATTTGGATCTGTATGCTTTTGGTTTAT ATCTACAACCAAATACAATTTCTGAGAAGTTGGGTCCTAAGTATGCTTCGGTTCCAACCATCAGACTGAAGGACCATCCAGAGTTCTATGATGACCTTCTGAG GGAAAACCTTCCTATGAGAGTCAGATTGGTACTTCACTACAACGGCCTTAGCATTGGTGCAGTGCGAGA tGTATTTGAGAAGTCACTTGGCCTGCGCTTGCAGAAG ATGAATCCTAACACTGATTATCGTTGCTTGAAGACATTTGGTTCATACTTCAAAGAAGACATTCCTATTCCTGCG GGTACAAAGATCGACTTCTGCCAAACTTCTGATGGCCAGCTAATTACAGAAA TTGATGGCCGACAAATTGGTGCTGTTAAGAGCAAAGACCTTTGCA GGGCTCTGTTCGGCATGTACATTGGCGATTCACCAGTGTCACTGGAAGCCAAAAAAGATATTGCCCAAAACGTGGCTGGGCTCATGggaaaatga